From the Ascaphus truei isolate aAscTru1 chromosome 15, aAscTru1.hap1, whole genome shotgun sequence genome, one window contains:
- the LOC142466607 gene encoding protein-glutamine gamma-glutamyltransferase E-like, translating into MAALQLRSSNFQLSSNMVAHRTSDYISPTLIVRRAQTFQLSLTLTRPMQSRETLSLTAETGPSPSVSGKTRMVMPLSSTGSRTSWSATRGSTSLGTLAVTINIPADAIIGRYRLSLQITSGGRTTSNKLGEFIALFNCWALDDDVYMSNEAERTEYVLNETGVIFYGSANSRGSKQWDYGQFEEGVLDIILTMLNRSLDYQSDPASDVSSRNSPIHVGRVLSAMVNNNDGDRGIVWGNWSGNYSDGVSPSRWNGSVPILRSWLKSGPVKYGQCWVFAGVLCTALRCLGIPSRVITNFESAHDTDGNLTIDSYFDPNGRSLPSPDSVWNFHAWNEGWFVRKDLGSDYNGWQILDATPQEQSDGIFRVGPTSQKAIKEGDVNLNYDGRFVFAEVNGDKVDWVQYDDGTKSQLYSESKSVGQYTSTKAVGSSSRVDVTNDYKYEEGSTKEREKFNKAKELLRPRFSMMSRGAAGSAAKREEEPAPPATKPDFTGTFKQIGESQVGQDVTVTLTIKNTASVSNTVGVNLTATAIVYTGALVKEILAQTHSVTLAANEEKNIPLTIPYAQYESAITDDNLIKIVAVCEDGKGEKLLVDFMITLKNPPLLLKFHGQPVLNKPVVISIIFSNPIAENVTNSILTLEGSGLCKEQLLIKVPLLKPNQRSKTEVTITPYRTGARCLIADLSSDKFSNVKASQEVTVAPA; encoded by the exons ATGGCGG CCCTGCAGCTGAGAAGCTCGAACTTCCAACTAAGTTCTAATATGGTGGCTCACAGAACCAGCGATTATATCAGCCCAACTCTCATTGTGAGGAGAGCTCAGACCTTCCAACTCTCACTCACTTTAACCAGACCCATGCAGTCCAGGGAAACGCTGTCCCTTACCGCGGAGACAG GTCCCTCACCTTCGGTATCAGGAAAAACAAGGATGGTAATGCCACTTTCCAGCACTGGGAGCAGAACATCTTGGAGCGCGACCCGTGGATCCACCAGCCTCGGCACTCTGGCTGTTACCATCAATATTCCAGCTGACGCGATCATCGGACGTTACCGGCTGAGCCTGCAGATCACCAGTGGTGGACGTACAACGTCCAACAAGCTGGGGGAGTTCATCGCGCTCTTTAACTGTTGGGCATTAG ACGATGATGTTTACATGAGCAACGAGGCGGAGAGGACAGAGTATGTTCTTAATGAAACTGGAGTCATTTTCTACGGGAGCGCAAATTCTCGGGGGAGCAAACAGTGGGATTACGGTCAG TTTGAGGAAGgcgttctggacattatcctcacCATGCTGAACAGGAGCTTGGACTACCAAAGTGACCCCGCTTCTGATGTCTCCAGCAGAAATAGCCCCATCCATGTGGGCAGAGTGCTCAGTGCAATG GTCAACAACAACGATGGCGATAGAGGGATAGTGTGGGGGAATTGGAGCGGGAACTATTCGGATGGAGTGAGCCCCTCTCGGTGGAATGGAAGTGTCCCCATCCTACGCAGTTGGCTAAAGAGTGGACCTGTCAAATATGGACAGTGCTGGGTGTTTGCTGGAGTTCTTTGTACAG CGTTGAGATGCCTGGGAATACCTTCTCGTGTGATCACAAACTTTGAATCGGCGCATGACACAGATGGGAACCTGACTATTGACAGCTATTTTGATCCAAATGGAAGAAGCCTTCCCTCTCCGGACAGTGTGTG GAACTTCCATGCCTGGAACGAGGGTTGGTTTGTTAGAAAGGACCTCGGCTCCGATTACAATGGATGGCAAATTCTGGATGCAACTCCCCAGGAACAAAGCGATG GTATTTTTCGAGTTGGACCAACCTCCCAGAAAGCAATTAAAGAGGGAGACGTGAACCTGAACTATGACGGACGCTTTGTGTTCGCCGAGGTGAATGGAGACAAAGTAGACTGGGTTCAATATGATGATGGGACCAAGAGCCAGCTTTACTCTGAAAGCAAATCGGTTGGCCAATACACGAGCACCAAGGCGGTGGGGTCGTCCTCCCGTGTAGATGTGACAAACGATTACAAATATGAAGAAG GCTCTACCAAAGAAAGAGAAAAATTTAACAAGGCTAAGGAATTACTACGACCGAGATTTTCCATGATGTCAAGAGGCGCAGCTGGGtctgcagccaagcgtgaagaaGAGCCGGCACCGCCAGCAACTAAACCCGACTTCACCGGAACATTCAAACAGATCGGGGAGTCACAGGTTGGCCAGGACGTCACTGTCACCCTGACTATCAAAAACACAGCCTCTGTCAGCAACACCGTGGGGGTGAATCTGACGGCCACGGCGATCGTATATACCGGAGCCCTGGTGAAAGAGATTCTGGCCCAAACACACTCTGTCACCCTGGCGGCTAATGAAG AGAAAAACATCCCACTTACAATACCGTATGCTCAGTATGAAAGTGCGATCACCGATGACAATCTGATCAaaattgtggctgtgtgtgaagATGGCAAAGGGGAGAAACTGCTCGTAGATTTTATGATCACTCTGAAGAACCCACCTCTGTTACTAAAG TTCCATGGACAACCTGTTCTAAACAAGCCCGTTGTTATAAGTATTATATTCTCCAATCCCATCGCAGAGAACGTTACAAACAGCATCCTGACATTAGAAGGCAGCGGGCTGTGTAAGGAACAGCTTCTAATAAA GGTGCCGCTGCTGAAGCCCAACCAGAGATCCAAGACAGAGGTCACTATCACCCCGTACAGAACGGGCGCCAGATGCCTTATCGCGGATCTTTCCTCTGACAAGTTTTCTAACGTTAAAGCGTCCCAGGAAGTGACTGTGGCTCCAGCGTAG